Proteins co-encoded in one Arachis hypogaea cultivar Tifrunner chromosome 13, arahy.Tifrunner.gnm2.J5K5, whole genome shotgun sequence genomic window:
- the LOC140177598 gene encoding uncharacterized protein, which translates to MVMGATPFHHSILGIRLPKHFDKPTDLRYDGTQDPQEHLTVFKAKMNLEGVGDEVRCHPFPVTLAGPAIRWFNALPQGSITAFADISHAFLAQFTTRIAKAKHLINLLGVTQRTDEPTRKYLDRFNDECLEIDGLTDLVASLCLTNGLLNEDFRKHLTTKPVWAMQKIQNVAREYINDEEVS; encoded by the coding sequence ATGGTCATGGGGGCGACCCCTTTCCACCACTCAATCCTCGGAATCCGACTGCCGAAGCACTTTGACAAGCCGACAGATCTGAGGTATGATGGGACTCAAGATCCCCAGGAGCATCTAACGGTCTTTAAAGCCAAGATGAACCTGGAAGGGGTAGGCGATGAAGTAAGGTGTCACCCTTTCCCCGTAACTTTAGCAGGACCGGCGATTCGTTGGTTCAATGCCCTCCCTCAGGGATCCATAACCGCCTTTGCCGACATCAGTCATGCCTTCTTAGCTCAGTTCACCACGCGTATCGCTAAAGCGAAACACCTGATCAATCTGCTAGGAGTAACACAAAGAACCGACGAGCCGACTCGGAAGTATCTAGACAGATTCAACGACGAGTGTTTGGAGATTGACGGCCTAACCGATTTGGTGGCCAGCCTGTGTCTGACCAACGGGTTATTAAACGAGGATTTTAGGAAACACCTTACCACCAAGCCCGTTTGGGCAATGCAGAAAATTCAGAACGTAGCCAGGGAGTACATCAATGATGAAGAAGTAAGCTAG